The Acidobacteriota bacterium genome contains the following window.
TTCGCGCACCCCGGTCATGGCGTATCACCACGTCGATGCGGTTTCGGGCAAGGTGATCGGTTATCCGCCCGCGACCATCGACCAGTTGAGCGCGATGGGCGTCTTCGACCGGGTGCTCGTCGAGGCCGATGGTTCGGCTCGTCGGCCGCTCAAGGCACCCGCCTCCCACGAACCGGTATTCCCGGCAAGCGTTGACGCGGTGGTGATGGTGGCCGGGGCGAGCGGACTGGGCCGCCCGCTGGACGATCAGAGTGTGTTTCGTGCCGGGTTGTGGTCGCGACGGACCGGAGTCGCCATCGGCGATACGGTCACTCCAGAATCGCTGGCGGCAATGGTCGTGCATCCGCAGGGGCTCGCCCAGGGCGCGCCACAGGGTGTGCGGCGCGTGCTGTTCGTCAACCAGTGTGACGAAGTGGCGGACCTCGCGGCGGCGATGCGGGTGATCGCGAGCCTGCGCGAGCGGGTCGCCACACCGCCGCACTGCGCGGTTCTCGGTCGCCTGAAACCGGACACACAGGTTCTTCATCGCACCTGCTTCGAGGAGCTTGCCGAATGATGCGAAGGAGCCCCGATGCCCGGTGAAGCCATCGATTGCACCAGTCGGCTCAACGCGACGGACCTGATTCTCGGGCCCGCCCTTGCGGACGGACGCCATCAGGACACCGCACTTGTGTGTGGCGAGACGGCGGTCGCGTTCGGCGAACTGGACAGTTGGTGCAATCGCGTCTCGAATGCGCTGGCCGCGCGAACCACGGTGGGCGATCGTGTCCTGATGCTGCTCAAGGACAGCCCGTTGTTCGTGGCCGCGTTTCTCGGCATCATGCGTGGCGGTCGCGTTGCCGTGCCGCTGAATACGCGACTCGCGCCGCGCGATCTGGCCTATGTTCTGCAGCACAGCGAAGCGGCGGCGGTGCTCGTCGACGCGGACTTCCTGCCCGTCTATCGGGAAGC
Protein-coding sequences here:
- the yqeC gene encoding putative selenium-dependent hydroxylase accessory protein YqeC; amino-acid sequence: MNLPSNMTLASSRVIALCGGGGKTSLMLALAAAFAAQGEKVLVTTTTRMAVDEMADLPASAEVVDASGVGALAGHSRTPVMAYHHVDAVSGKVIGYPPATIDQLSAMGVFDRVLVEADGSARRPLKAPASHEPVFPASVDAVVMVAGASGLGRPLDDQSVFRAGLWSRRTGVAIGDTVTPESLAAMVVHPQGLAQGAPQGVRRVLFVNQCDEVADLAAAMRVIASLRERVATPPHCAVLGRLKPDTQVLHRTCFEELAE